The following is a genomic window from Planifilum fulgidum.
AAAATCGGCCCGGAAATGGTGATTGTCGCCCTCGGCAAAACCGGCGTTTCCAAAGGGTGACGGACTTTCTTCGAGCCCGCGTTGCGGGCTGAGGCTGTTGACAAAGAAGGGTCAACAGCCTTTTTTGTTGAATTCGGAATAAAACAATTCCGAAGGAAGGTTTTTATATGTTCAGGACGAACCCATCCAGGGAATTTCAACCCGAAACAGTCAACATAGAAGACCTTGTTCCCCAAGATCACTTGCTTAGAAAAATCAATGAAACCATCGACTTTTCGTTTATCGCGGAAAAATGCCGCCCCTTGTATTGTCAAGATAATGGGCGTCCTTGCATCGATCCGGTCATGCTGTTCAAAATGCTTTTGATCGGTTATTTGTACGGAATTCGTTCGGAAAGACGCCTCATTGAGGAAAT
Proteins encoded in this region:
- a CDS encoding transposase, with the protein product MFRTNPSREFQPETVNIEDLVPQDHLLRKINETIDFSFIAEKCRPLYCQDNGRPCIDPVMLFKMLLIGYLYGIRSERRLIEE